A single region of the Pseudomonas granadensis genome encodes:
- a CDS encoding response regulator: MLKKLGIKGRVLLLTLLPTSLMALVLGGYFTWTQQSDLQTQLMQRGEMIAEQLAPLVAPAMGHGNNELLERIATQSLEQPDVRAVTFLAADRSPLAHAGPTMLNQAPSGDSAQLQRRSGNDATRYLMPVFGKHRNLAGELIPEESDRLLGWVELELSHNGMLLRGYRSLFASLLLIAAGLAGAALLALRMGRTINRPLGQIKQAVAQLKDGHLETRLPPLGSQELDELASGINRMAGTLQNAREELQHSVDQATEDVRQNLETIEIQNIELDLARKEALEASRIKSEFLANMSHEIRTPLNGILGFTHLLQKSELTPRQLDYLGTIEKSADSLLGIINEILDFSKIEAGKLVLDHIPFNLRDLLQDTLTILAPAAHAKQLELVSLVYRDTPLSLVGDPLRLKQILTNLVSNAIKFTREGTIVARAMLEDEHEDSVQLRISIQDTGIGLSNQDVRALFQAFSQADNSLSRQPGGTGLGLVISKRLIEQMGGEIGVDSTPGEGSEFWISLSLPKTRDDAEDMPAPPLLGRRVAVLENHELARQALQHQLEDCGLDVTPFNTLESLTNGVTGAHQTDQAIDLAVIGITSNDMLPERLNQHIWDLEHLGCKVLVLCPTTEQTLFHLSVPNPHSQLQAKPACTRKLRRALSDLVNPRQPRHEPGEPLSSRAPKVLCVDDNPANLLLVQTLLEDMGAKVLAVESGYAAVKAVQTESFDLVLMDVQMPGMDGRQSTEAIRQWESERHSTPLPIVALTAHAMANEKRALLQSGMDDYLTKPISERQLAQVVLKWTGLALRNQAPERGSDSAANSNELPVLDHEEGLRLAAGKADLAADMLAMLLASLEADREAIRAARDSHDQNALLERVHRLHGATRYCGVPQLRAACQRSETLLKQDDPKATLALDELERAINRLAAQAKISA, translated from the coding sequence GTGCTCAAGAAACTGGGAATCAAAGGTCGAGTATTGTTGCTGACCTTGTTGCCGACCAGCCTGATGGCGCTGGTGCTGGGCGGGTATTTCACCTGGACGCAGCAGTCCGACTTGCAGACCCAATTGATGCAGCGCGGCGAAATGATCGCCGAGCAACTGGCGCCGCTGGTCGCGCCGGCCATGGGCCATGGCAACAACGAACTGCTCGAGCGCATCGCCACGCAGTCGCTGGAACAACCGGACGTGCGCGCGGTGACATTCCTCGCCGCGGATCGCTCGCCACTGGCCCACGCCGGCCCGACCATGCTCAATCAGGCACCGAGCGGCGACAGCGCGCAACTGCAACGACGCAGCGGCAATGACGCCACACGCTATCTGATGCCGGTGTTCGGCAAGCACCGCAACCTTGCTGGCGAGCTGATCCCGGAAGAGTCCGACCGCCTGCTCGGCTGGGTCGAGCTGGAGCTGTCGCACAACGGCATGTTGCTGCGTGGCTATCGCAGCCTGTTTGCCAGTCTGCTGTTGATTGCCGCCGGGCTGGCCGGCGCGGCCCTGCTGGCGTTGCGCATGGGCCGCACGATCAACCGCCCGCTCGGCCAGATCAAGCAAGCCGTCGCCCAGCTCAAGGACGGCCACCTCGAGACCCGTCTGCCACCGCTCGGCAGTCAGGAACTGGATGAACTGGCCTCGGGCATCAACCGCATGGCCGGCACCCTGCAGAACGCCCGCGAAGAATTGCAGCACAGTGTCGATCAGGCCACCGAAGACGTACGCCAGAATCTCGAAACCATTGAGATCCAGAACATCGAGCTGGATCTGGCGCGCAAAGAGGCGCTGGAGGCGAGCCGGATCAAATCGGAATTTCTCGCCAACATGAGCCACGAGATCCGCACGCCACTGAACGGTATTCTCGGCTTCACTCATTTATTGCAGAAAAGTGAACTGACCCCGCGCCAGCTCGACTATCTGGGCACCATCGAAAAATCCGCCGACAGCCTGCTGGGGATCATCAACGAGATTCTCGATTTCTCGAAAATCGAGGCCGGCAAACTGGTGCTGGATCATATCCCGTTCAATCTGCGCGATCTGCTCCAGGACACCCTGACCATTCTCGCCCCGGCAGCGCACGCCAAGCAGCTGGAACTGGTCAGCCTGGTCTACCGCGACACGCCACTGTCGCTGGTCGGCGATCCGCTGCGGCTCAAGCAGATCCTCACCAACCTGGTCAGCAACGCGATCAAGTTTACCCGCGAAGGCACCATCGTCGCTCGGGCCATGCTGGAAGATGAACACGAAGACAGCGTGCAACTGCGCATCAGCATTCAGGACACCGGCATCGGCCTGTCCAATCAGGACGTGCGCGCGTTGTTCCAGGCCTTCAGCCAGGCGGACAACTCGCTGTCGCGCCAGCCCGGCGGCACGGGTTTGGGGCTGGTAATTTCCAAACGTCTGATCGAACAGATGGGCGGTGAGATCGGCGTCGACAGCACGCCGGGCGAAGGCTCGGAATTCTGGATCAGCCTGAGCCTGCCGAAAACCCGCGACGACGCCGAAGACATGCCCGCCCCGCCACTGCTCGGGCGCCGCGTCGCAGTGCTGGAAAACCACGAACTGGCGCGGCAGGCCCTGCAGCATCAACTGGAAGATTGCGGCCTCGACGTCACCCCGTTCAATACCCTCGAAAGCCTGACCAATGGCGTCACCGGCGCGCACCAGACTGATCAGGCGATCGATCTGGCGGTCATCGGTATCACCAGCAACGACATGCTGCCCGAGCGTTTGAATCAGCACATCTGGGACCTCGAACACCTCGGCTGCAAAGTGCTGGTGCTGTGCCCGACCACCGAGCAGACGCTGTTTCATCTGTCGGTGCCCAACCCGCACAGCCAGTTGCAGGCCAAACCGGCGTGCACACGCAAGCTGCGTCGGGCCTTGTCCGATCTGGTCAACCCGCGCCAGCCACGCCATGAGCCCGGCGAACCGCTGTCGAGCCGGGCGCCGAAAGTGCTGTGTGTCGACGACAACCCGGCCAACCTGCTGCTGGTGCAAACGCTGCTCGAGGACATGGGCGCCAAGGTCCTTGCGGTGGAAAGCGGATATGCCGCGGTCAAAGCGGTGCAGACTGAATCCTTCGATCTGGTGCTGATGGACGTGCAGATGCCGGGCATGGACGGTCGCCAGAGCACCGAAGCGATCCGCCAGTGGGAAAGCGAGCGACACAGCACCCCGCTACCCATCGTCGCCCTCACCGCCCACGCCATGGCCAACGAAAAACGCGCGCTGCTGCAAAGCGGCATGGACGATTACCTGACCAAACCGATCAGCGAACGGCAACTGGCGCAGGTGGTGCTGAAATGGACCGGTCTGGCCCTGCGCAATCAAGCGCCGGAGCGCGGCAGCGACAGCGCTGCGAACAGCAATGAATTGCCGGTGCTCGATCATGAAGAAGGTTTGCGTCTGGCCGCCGGCAAGGCCGACCTGGCTGCGGACATGCTGGCAATGCTGCTCGCCTCGCTCGAAGCCGACCGCGAAGCCATCCGCGCCGCTCGCGACAGCCACGATCAGAACGCGCTGCTCGAACGCGTGCATCGCCTGCACGGCGCCACGCGTTACTGCGGCGTACCGCAATTGCGCGCGGCCTGCCAGCGCAGCGAAACCCTGCTCAAGCAAGACGACCCGAAAGCCACCCTCGCGCTGGATGAACTGGAACGGGCGATCAACCGATTGGCGGCGCAGGCGAAGATCAGCGCCTGA
- a CDS encoding CaiB/BaiF CoA transferase family protein, whose amino-acid sequence MSAPLASLKVLDFSTLLPGPFASLLLADMGAEVLRIESPTRMDLLRVLPPHDGGVSASHAYLNRNKRSLALDLKQPAALEIIRELLNEYDIVLEQFRPGVMERLGLGYEALKAINPKLIYVSISGYGQTGPYKDRAGHDINYLALAGLASYTGRVDSGPLPLGMQVADIAGGSLHGVIGLLAAVIARQQTGQGTHVDVSMTDCAFSLNAMAGAGYLACEDEPGREDQMLNGGSFYDYYRTRDGRWMSVGSLEPAFMQALCAALGRPELAAQGLSAKPEQQQALKEALRVEFEKHDFAQLCELFAGVDACVEPVLSLGEAVRHPQVQARELVTQVPRGEGTAQAQMACPLKFSEALPAPRHVGAALGQHTDEVLGRLGFNASKIAELRSAKVIL is encoded by the coding sequence ATGTCCGCACCGCTGGCCTCACTGAAGGTTCTCGATTTCTCGACGCTGCTGCCGGGGCCGTTCGCCTCGTTATTGCTGGCGGACATGGGCGCCGAGGTGCTGCGCATCGAATCGCCGACCCGCATGGATCTGCTGCGCGTATTGCCGCCGCACGATGGCGGCGTGTCGGCCAGTCATGCCTACCTGAACCGCAACAAACGCAGTCTGGCGCTGGATTTGAAACAGCCGGCGGCGCTGGAAATCATCCGCGAGTTATTGAACGAGTACGACATCGTCCTTGAACAGTTCCGCCCCGGTGTGATGGAGCGTCTGGGTCTGGGTTATGAGGCGCTGAAAGCGATCAATCCGAAATTGATCTACGTCTCGATCAGCGGTTATGGCCAGACCGGGCCGTACAAGGATCGCGCCGGCCACGACATCAATTATCTGGCCCTGGCAGGGCTGGCCAGCTACACCGGCCGCGTCGACAGCGGGCCACTGCCGTTGGGCATGCAAGTGGCGGACATTGCCGGTGGCTCGCTGCACGGGGTGATCGGTCTGCTCGCCGCAGTCATCGCCCGCCAGCAAACCGGGCAGGGCACGCATGTCGATGTGAGCATGACCGACTGCGCGTTCAGCCTGAACGCCATGGCCGGCGCCGGTTATCTCGCCTGCGAAGATGAGCCGGGGCGCGAAGATCAGATGCTCAATGGCGGTAGCTTTTATGACTATTACCGCACGCGGGACGGGCGCTGGATGTCGGTCGGCAGTCTGGAGCCGGCATTCATGCAAGCCTTGTGTGCAGCGCTGGGTAGACCGGAGCTGGCGGCGCAGGGGCTGTCAGCCAAACCTGAGCAACAGCAGGCGCTGAAGGAGGCGTTGCGGGTTGAGTTTGAAAAGCATGATTTTGCGCAGTTGTGCGAGTTGTTCGCCGGGGTCGATGCGTGTGTCGAGCCGGTGTTGAGCCTCGGTGAGGCTGTGCGTCATCCGCAGGTGCAGGCCCGCGAACTGGTGACGCAAGTGCCGCGCGGGGAGGGTACGGCGCAGGCGCAGATGGCTTGTCCGTTGAAGTTTTCCGAGGCGTTGCCGGCGCCGCGACATGTTGGCGCGGCGTTGGGGCAGCATACGGATGAGGTGTTGGGGAGGCTGGGGTTTAATGCTTCGAAGATTGCTGAGCTGCGTTCCGCCAAGGTGATTCTCTAG
- a CDS encoding DNA-3-methyladenine glycosylase I, whose protein sequence is MRDYKWLHEYCLNRFGSAAALEAHLPVPKTPTQLRKISDDRYLSTMALRVFRAGLKHSLVDAKWPAFEEVFFKFDPEKVVLMSAEHLERLMQDARIIRHLGKLKSVPRNAQFILDVEQDKGSFGALIADWPVTDIVGLWTYLKKHGHQLGGLSAPRFLRMVGKDTFVPSYDVVAALNAQKIVDKAPTSLRDLATVQSAFNQWHEQSGGRPMSQISMMLAYTVNH, encoded by the coding sequence ATGCGCGATTACAAGTGGCTGCACGAATACTGTCTGAACCGTTTCGGTTCGGCGGCTGCACTGGAAGCCCATCTGCCTGTTCCGAAAACCCCGACGCAACTGCGCAAGATCAGCGACGACCGCTACCTCTCGACAATGGCCCTGCGGGTGTTTCGCGCCGGACTCAAGCACAGTCTGGTCGACGCCAAATGGCCGGCCTTCGAAGAAGTGTTCTTCAAGTTCGACCCGGAAAAAGTTGTGCTGATGAGCGCCGAGCACCTCGAGCGCCTGATGCAGGACGCGCGGATCATCCGCCACTTGGGCAAGCTGAAAAGCGTGCCGCGCAATGCGCAGTTCATTCTTGATGTGGAGCAGGACAAGGGCAGCTTCGGCGCGCTGATCGCCGACTGGCCGGTGACCGACATCGTCGGCCTGTGGACATACCTGAAAAAGCACGGTCATCAATTGGGCGGGCTGTCAGCGCCGCGCTTTTTGCGCATGGTCGGCAAGGACACCTTTGTGCCGAGCTATGACGTCGTCGCCGCATTGAATGCACAGAAGATCGTCGACAAGGCGCCCACCAGCCTGCGCGACCTGGCGACGGTGCAGAGCGCGTTCAATCAGTGGCACGAACAGAGCGGCGGCCGGCCGATGAGCCAGATTTCGATGATGCTGGCCTACACCGTCAATCATTGA
- a CDS encoding DUF2069 domain-containing protein, with product MAKKPKILPSIEWLEPRVKAMRVLSLLSFFALAGLLAAYYLVFADLHGARPWVILLVELIPWLVLAPAMIMGSARGHSWMCFVVNLYFIKGALAAYDPNRQWFGVLEMAASLAVFCSALLYVRWRYQLDRKLAGEGEIAVA from the coding sequence ATGGCGAAGAAGCCGAAGATCCTGCCCTCAATCGAGTGGCTGGAGCCGCGGGTGAAGGCGATGCGGGTGCTCAGCCTGCTGAGTTTTTTCGCCCTCGCCGGCCTGCTCGCGGCTTATTACCTGGTGTTCGCCGATCTGCACGGCGCGCGGCCGTGGGTGATTCTGCTGGTCGAACTGATCCCGTGGCTGGTGCTCGCACCGGCGATGATCATGGGCAGCGCCCGCGGGCACTCATGGATGTGTTTTGTGGTGAATCTGTATTTCATCAAAGGCGCACTGGCGGCGTATGACCCGAACCGGCAGTGGTTTGGTGTGCTGGAAATGGCGGCGAGCCTGGCAGTGTTCTGCTCGGCGCTGCTGTATGTGCGCTGGCGTTATCAGCTTGATCGCAAGCTGGCGGGCGAAGGCGAAATCGCCGTCGCCTGA
- a CDS encoding TlpA disulfide reductase family protein, whose translation MTRRLAAALTVIGALMLGGCGNDYGIDQNGQKVASERLDKQWVVLNYWAEWCGPCRTEIPELNHLAEELKSKNVGVFGVNFDNVQGAELKEASEKLGIKFTVLAQDPAELFELPRSEALPVTYIIDDKGKVREQLLGEQTAAGVMAKLEALQATK comes from the coding sequence ATGACACGGCGATTGGCAGCGGCATTGACGGTAATCGGGGCGTTGATGCTGGGGGGCTGCGGCAATGATTACGGGATCGACCAGAACGGCCAGAAAGTCGCGTCCGAGCGTCTCGACAAACAATGGGTGGTGCTCAATTACTGGGCCGAATGGTGCGGCCCGTGTCGCACGGAGATTCCTGAACTCAATCACCTGGCCGAGGAACTGAAGAGCAAGAACGTCGGCGTGTTCGGCGTCAACTTCGACAACGTGCAAGGCGCGGAACTGAAAGAAGCCAGCGAGAAACTGGGCATCAAGTTCACCGTGCTGGCGCAGGATCCGGCAGAGCTGTTTGAATTGCCGCGCAGCGAGGCGTTGCCGGTGACTTACATCATCGACGACAAGGGCAAGGTGCGGGAGCAGTTGCTGGGTGAGCAGACGGCGGCGGGGGTGATGGCCAAACTCGAGGCGTTGCAGGCGACCAAGTAA
- a CDS encoding Yip1 family protein: protein MIHHVVGLFTHPDQEWKEIRGDQEESISHMYLTHTLILAAIPAVSAFIGTTQVGWVIGNRAPVMLTFESALWMTIMSYLAMLGGVAVMGAFVHWMARTYDANPSLARCVAFATYTATPLFVGGLAALYPHMWLGMIVGTAAICYTVYLLYVGLPTFMNIPPDEGFLFSSSVLAVGLVVLVAIMAFTVIVWGLGVGPVYTN from the coding sequence ATGATCCATCACGTAGTGGGACTGTTTACCCACCCCGATCAGGAATGGAAGGAAATCCGTGGCGACCAAGAGGAAAGCATCAGCCACATGTACCTCACGCACACGCTGATTCTGGCGGCGATCCCCGCCGTCTCGGCGTTTATCGGTACCACCCAGGTTGGTTGGGTGATCGGCAACCGCGCACCGGTGATGCTCACCTTTGAAAGTGCGCTGTGGATGACGATCATGTCGTACCTGGCGATGCTCGGTGGCGTTGCGGTAATGGGCGCCTTTGTCCACTGGATGGCACGCACGTATGACGCCAACCCCAGTCTGGCCCGTTGCGTGGCCTTCGCCACTTACACCGCGACACCGTTATTCGTCGGTGGCCTGGCAGCGCTCTATCCGCACATGTGGCTGGGGATGATCGTCGGTACGGCGGCCATCTGCTACACGGTGTATCTGCTGTATGTGGGCTTGCCGACGTTCATGAATATTCCTCCGGACGAAGGCTTCCTGTTTTCCAGCTCGGTGCTGGCGGTAGGCCTGGTGGTGCTGGTGGCGATCATGGCGTTTACCGTGATCGTCTGGGGCCTGGGCGTAGGCCCGGTGTACACCAACTGA
- a CDS encoding META domain-containing protein, with translation MKRFALAALVGVGLAGCAAEPVQLQHNRSYILEWIGERPLMDYSHLTVTLGDDGRAYGNGGCNHWFAPYTLEGDKLSFGKIGKTRKLCAPALMEQEQRFLQALEKVERWDISPIEQMRFWPAEGKPLRWWLEEG, from the coding sequence ATGAAACGCTTTGCCTTGGCCGCTCTGGTCGGTGTCGGTCTCGCGGGCTGCGCCGCCGAGCCTGTGCAACTGCAACACAACCGCAGCTACATTCTGGAATGGATCGGCGAGCGGCCGCTGATGGATTACAGCCACCTGACCGTGACCCTCGGCGACGATGGCCGCGCCTACGGCAACGGCGGCTGCAACCATTGGTTCGCGCCGTACACGCTTGAGGGCGACAAGCTGTCGTTCGGCAAGATCGGCAAGACCCGCAAACTCTGCGCCCCGGCCTTGATGGAGCAGGAACAACGGTTTTTGCAGGCGCTGGAAAAGGTCGAGCGCTGGGACATCTCGCCGATCGAGCAGATGCGTTTCTGGCCGGCCGAGGGCAAGCCGTTGCGCTGGTGGCTGGAAGAGGGTTGA
- a CDS encoding 2-hydroxyacid dehydrogenase: protein MRTIVFSSQTYDRDSFLGADCPAGIELHFQPARLSLDTVALADAHEVVCAFINDDLSAAVLERLAAGGTRLIALRSAGYNHVDLIAAKRLGLAVVRVPAYSPHAVAEHAVALILALNRRLHRAYNRTREGDFSLHGLTGFDLVGKTVGIVGTGQIGATFAKIMHGFGCELLAYDPYPNPDVLALGARYLSLPELLAQSRIISLHCPLNEQSKHLINRDSLAHMQPGAMLINTGRGGLVDTPALIDALKDGQLGYLGLDVYEEEAQLFFEDRSDLPLQDDVLARLLTFPNVIVTAHQAFLTREALGAIASTTLSNIATWAAGTPQNHVEG, encoded by the coding sequence ATGCGCACCATCGTTTTCAGCAGCCAGACTTACGACCGCGACAGTTTCCTCGGCGCCGACTGCCCGGCAGGCATCGAGCTGCACTTTCAACCGGCGCGGCTGAGCCTCGACACGGTGGCATTGGCCGATGCACATGAAGTGGTTTGCGCGTTCATCAACGACGACCTCAGCGCGGCGGTGCTGGAACGTCTGGCCGCCGGTGGCACACGCCTGATCGCCTTGCGGTCGGCAGGTTACAACCATGTCGACCTGATCGCCGCCAAACGTCTTGGACTGGCGGTGGTCCGGGTACCGGCGTACTCGCCACACGCGGTCGCCGAACACGCGGTGGCGCTGATCCTCGCTCTGAATCGACGCTTGCACCGCGCCTATAACCGCACCCGCGAAGGCGATTTCAGCCTGCATGGCCTGACCGGTTTCGATCTGGTCGGCAAGACTGTCGGGATTGTCGGCACCGGGCAGATCGGCGCGACGTTTGCGAAAATCATGCACGGCTTCGGCTGTGAATTGCTCGCTTACGACCCGTATCCGAATCCCGACGTGCTCGCGTTGGGCGCTCGTTATCTGAGTTTGCCGGAACTGCTCGCGCAGTCGCGGATCATCAGTCTGCATTGCCCGCTCAATGAGCAGAGCAAACATCTGATCAACCGTGATTCGCTGGCGCACATGCAGCCCGGCGCCATGCTGATCAATACCGGGCGCGGCGGTCTGGTCGACACACCCGCACTGATCGACGCGCTTAAGGACGGTCAACTGGGTTATCTGGGACTGGATGTGTATGAGGAAGAGGCGCAGCTGTTTTTCGAGGACCGCTCGGACTTGCCCTTGCAGGACGATGTGCTGGCACGCTTGCTGACCTTTCCCAACGTGATCGTCACCGCGCACCAGGCCTTTCTGACGCGCGAGGCACTGGGCGCGATCGCCTCGACAACCCTGAGCAACATCGCGACCTGGGCGGCAGGCACGCCGCAGAACCACGTCGAGGGTTGA
- a CDS encoding SprT family zinc-dependent metalloprotease: MPEQLNTRVEDCYQLAESFFKRSFKRPVVSLKLRGQKAGVAHLHENKLRFNPQLYRENTEHFLKQTVAHEVAHLIAHQLFGDRIQPHGEEWQLIMRGVYELPPDRCHTYEVKRRSVTRYIYKCPCPESDFPFTAQRHSLVRQGRRYFCRRCRTTLVFSGEMRVE, translated from the coding sequence ATGCCCGAGCAACTCAATACCCGCGTCGAAGATTGTTACCAACTCGCTGAATCCTTTTTCAAACGTTCCTTCAAACGCCCCGTCGTCAGCCTCAAGCTGCGCGGGCAGAAAGCCGGTGTCGCGCATCTGCACGAAAACAAGCTGCGCTTCAATCCGCAGCTGTACCGGGAAAACACCGAACACTTCCTCAAGCAGACCGTGGCCCACGAAGTTGCGCACCTGATCGCTCATCAACTGTTCGGCGACCGCATCCAGCCCCATGGCGAGGAATGGCAATTGATCATGCGCGGCGTTTACGAATTGCCGCCGGATCGCTGCCATACCTACGAAGTCAAACGCCGCAGCGTGACCCGCTACATCTATAAATGCCCGTGTCCCGAGAGCGATTTCCCCTTTACGGCACAGCGCCATAGTCTGGTGCGACAGGGGCGGCGATATTTCTGCCGGCGCTGCCGCACGACATTGGTGTTCAGTGGTGAGATGAGGGTGGAATAG
- the wrbA gene encoding NAD(P)H:quinone oxidoreductase — MSAPYILVLYYSRSGSTNEMARQIARGVEQAGLEARLRTVPAISTECEAVAPDIPAEGALYATLDDLKNCAGLALGSPTRFGNMAAPLKYFLDGTSNLWLTGALVGKPAGVFTSTASLHGGQETTLLSMMLPLLHHGMLITGLPYSESALLETEGGGTPYGASHHAGADGKSGLDQHEVALCRALGLRLAKTAQKLVG; from the coding sequence GTGAGCGCGCCGTACATTCTGGTTCTGTATTACAGCCGCAGCGGTTCGACCAACGAGATGGCCCGGCAGATCGCTCGCGGTGTCGAACAGGCTGGACTTGAGGCGCGACTGCGCACGGTGCCGGCGATTTCCACCGAATGCGAAGCCGTCGCCCCGGACATCCCTGCAGAAGGCGCGCTCTACGCGACCCTCGATGACCTGAAAAACTGCGCCGGTCTGGCACTGGGCAGCCCGACGCGATTCGGCAACATGGCCGCCCCGCTGAAATACTTTCTCGACGGCACCAGCAACCTTTGGCTGACCGGTGCTCTGGTCGGCAAACCGGCCGGTGTGTTCACCTCCACCGCCAGCCTGCACGGCGGTCAGGAAACCACCCTGCTGTCGATGATGCTGCCGCTGCTGCACCACGGCATGCTGATCACCGGCCTGCCGTACAGCGAATCGGCGCTGCTGGAAACCGAGGGCGGCGGTACGCCTTACGGTGCCAGCCATCATGCCGGCGCCGATGGTAAAAGCGGCCTCGATCAACACGAAGTGGCGCTGTGCCGCGCCCTCGGTCTGCGTCTGGCGAAAACCGCACAGAAACTGGTGGGCTGA
- the arsC gene encoding arsenate reductase (glutaredoxin) (This arsenate reductase requires both glutathione and glutaredoxin to convert arsenate to arsenite, after which the efflux transporter formed by ArsA and ArsB can extrude the arsenite from the cell, providing resistance.), translated as MTDLTLYHNPRCSKSRGALELLEARGLTPTVVRYLETPLNAAQIKALLGKLGISARQLLRSGEDEYKMLQLADENLSEEQLIDAIAAHPKLMERSILEVGDKAVIGRPPEKILELLP; from the coding sequence ATGACCGATCTGACGCTTTATCACAATCCGCGCTGCTCGAAATCCCGCGGCGCACTGGAACTGCTCGAAGCCCGCGGCCTGACGCCAACCGTGGTGCGTTACCTCGAAACCCCGCTGAATGCTGCGCAAATCAAGGCGCTGCTCGGCAAGCTCGGGATCAGCGCACGGCAGTTGCTGCGCAGCGGGGAAGATGAATACAAAATGCTTCAGCTCGCCGATGAAAATCTCAGCGAAGAGCAATTGATCGACGCCATCGCCGCGCATCCGAAACTGATGGAACGGTCGATCCTCGAAGTCGGCGACAAAGCGGTCATCGGCCGTCCACCGGAAAAAATTCTGGAGTTGCTGCCGTGA
- the ttcA gene encoding tRNA 2-thiocytidine(32) synthetase TtcA, with translation MGTLTVNQNKLQKRLRRLAGEAVADFNMIEDGDKVMVCLSGGKDSYTMLDVLLHLQKVAPIKFEIVAVNMDQKQPGFPEHVLPAYLKELGVEYHIVEKDTYSVVKELIPEGKTTCSLCSRLRRGTLYTFADEIGATKMALGHHRDDIVETFFLNMFFNGSLKAMPPKLRADDGRNVVIRPLAYCNEKDIQAYSDLKQFPIIPCNLCGSQENLQRQVVKEMLQDWERKTPGRTESIFRSLQNVIPSQLADRNLFDFTSLKIDETAASRFVNVVNL, from the coding sequence ATGGGCACTCTTACGGTCAACCAGAACAAACTGCAAAAGCGCCTGCGCCGCCTGGCCGGCGAAGCGGTCGCCGATTTCAACATGATCGAAGACGGCGACAAGGTCATGGTCTGCCTGTCCGGGGGCAAGGACAGCTACACCATGCTCGACGTGCTGCTGCACCTGCAGAAGGTTGCACCGATCAAGTTCGAGATCGTCGCGGTGAACATGGACCAGAAGCAGCCGGGCTTTCCCGAACACGTGTTGCCGGCCTATCTGAAAGAACTCGGCGTCGAGTATCACATCGTCGAGAAAGACACTTACTCGGTGGTCAAGGAACTGATTCCGGAAGGCAAGACCACCTGCTCGCTGTGCTCGCGCCTGCGTCGCGGCACGCTGTACACCTTTGCCGATGAAATCGGCGCGACAAAAATGGCCCTCGGTCATCACCGCGACGACATCGTCGAAACGTTCTTTCTCAACATGTTCTTCAACGGCAGCCTCAAGGCCATGCCGCCGAAGCTGCGCGCCGACGACGGGCGCAACGTGGTGATCCGTCCGCTGGCGTACTGCAACGAGAAGGACATTCAGGCCTACTCGGACCTCAAGCAATTCCCGATCATCCCGTGCAACCTCTGCGGTTCGCAGGAAAACCTGCAGCGTCAGGTGGTCAAGGAAATGCTCCAGGACTGGGAGCGCAAGACCCCGGGCCGCACCGAGAGCATTTTCCGCAGCCTGCAGAACGTGATCCCGTCGCAACTGGCCGACCGCAACCTGTTCGACTTCACCAGCCTGAAAATCGACGAAACCGCGGCGTCGCGCTTCGTCAACGTCGTCAATCTGTAA